In one Mucilaginibacter ginsenosidivorax genomic region, the following are encoded:
- a CDS encoding right-handed parallel beta-helix repeat-containing protein translates to MMKRNINIFLMLGFVAQVFGCSKKNDAGIVTPSAGAHIYYVSANGLESNKGTIDAPFQTINNALSHTIPGDTVMVRAGIYNEKVVFPKSGVMDKYITLKAYRGEKPVIDGSAFSVNGREALVTIDKAKFIVVDGFEIRNFKTSTGDPKAIMVEGGSDYITIKNNTVYGIDYTQLPLNGGGNAILIIGNTSDPVTNITVTGNTIHDCKTGYGENLTVNGYVDGFSITNNTIYNAQNIGIDAAGGYAANADPALNYARNGVISGNTLYNIESKRGPLGGHGAIGIYVDGGRNVVVEKNRVSVTDRGIGAVSETNGFPTDHVTIRNNLVYNCWCSGIYMGGYLNYTGAGTSNSAIVNNTLYNNNQALGAFGEIEGEISIREDCTNNVIKNNVIYGGASDMFIHKYTAKGSGNVIDYNLYYTTGAAQWTWNGTSYTDYNAWKAASGSDANSTNGADPLFINTSGLNLHLQSSSSAKNSGQVISDIVNGSTDFDGNARIVNKQINKGAYQ, encoded by the coding sequence ATGATGAAACGTAATATTAATATTTTTTTAATGCTTGGTTTTGTGGCGCAGGTATTTGGCTGCAGTAAAAAAAACGATGCCGGGATTGTAACTCCTTCTGCCGGCGCTCATATCTATTATGTATCTGCCAACGGTTTGGAATCCAATAAGGGAACAATTGATGCCCCTTTCCAAACTATTAATAATGCGCTAAGCCATACTATCCCCGGCGATACCGTAATGGTACGGGCTGGCATATATAACGAAAAAGTGGTTTTTCCAAAATCGGGTGTAATGGATAAGTATATTACATTGAAAGCCTACCGTGGCGAGAAGCCGGTTATTGATGGCAGCGCTTTTAGCGTTAATGGCCGCGAGGCGCTGGTAACTATTGATAAAGCCAAATTTATAGTGGTTGACGGTTTTGAAATACGCAATTTTAAAACATCTACCGGCGATCCTAAAGCTATTATGGTTGAAGGTGGCTCTGATTATATTACCATAAAAAACAACACCGTATACGGTATTGACTATACCCAGTTGCCACTTAACGGGGGAGGCAACGCCATTTTAATTATCGGGAACACGTCCGATCCGGTAACTAATATTACTGTTACCGGTAATACCATACATGATTGTAAAACCGGATACGGCGAAAACCTGACGGTCAACGGGTATGTTGACGGATTCTCCATTACCAACAATACCATTTATAACGCGCAAAATATTGGTATTGATGCTGCCGGCGGCTACGCGGCTAATGCCGATCCTGCACTTAATTATGCGCGAAACGGGGTTATCAGCGGTAATACCCTGTATAATATTGAAAGTAAAAGAGGGCCGCTTGGCGGACATGGCGCCATAGGTATTTATGTAGATGGCGGCAGAAACGTTGTGGTAGAAAAGAACAGGGTATCTGTTACAGACAGGGGTATTGGCGCCGTAAGCGAAACCAACGGATTCCCTACAGATCATGTTACCATCAGGAATAACCTTGTGTATAACTGTTGGTGTTCGGGTATTTATATGGGTGGGTATTTAAATTATACAGGTGCCGGTACAAGCAATTCGGCTATAGTAAATAACACGTTGTACAACAATAATCAGGCCCTGGGCGCATTTGGCGAAATAGAAGGGGAGATAAGTATCAGGGAAGATTGCACCAATAATGTGATTAAGAACAATGTTATTTACGGTGGTGCATCAGATATGTTTATTCATAAGTACACGGCTAAAGGATCTGGAAATGTTATTGATTACAACCTGTATTATACCACAGGTGCTGCACAGTGGACTTGGAACGGTACATCCTACACCGATTACAATGCCTGGAAAGCCGCCAGTGGCAGTGATGCTAATTCAACAAATGGTGCCGATCCTTTATTCATAAATACATCCGGCCTCAATCTTCATTTGCAATCATCTTCTTCAGCAAAAAATAGCGGGCAGGTAATATCTGATATTGTTAATGGCAGTACAGATTTTGATGGCAACGCGCGTATTGTTAATAAGCAAATAAATAAAGGCGCTTATCAATAA
- a CDS encoding LacI family DNA-binding transcriptional regulator has protein sequence MEKIPTIKEIAKRLKVNASTVSRALHGHPSIGLVTTMRVNKVANELNYERNQTAIFFKQRKTFTIGVVLPDFSDAFFSSALSGIEDYASKKNYNVFVGQSLENPDKEKSILDTMKNHRLDGIIISISKNTTDYEVFNQLKKYNIPVVFFDRIPDMEDIHYSACNLQSGMLQAVDCLVEKGHRNIGLINGPLHLGASKERLAAYNKGLNNYSIAINTQLIVSSDLSADQNYRAMRQLLSLKERPTAVIAFNDYVARDAMSLMKKNDLVVNRDISFISFANSPIWSFMDNSPMASIEQFPQKQGVKAAEILFELIAGRNEETSSAPAFNQVIFDSSMVSHHGKRI, from the coding sequence ATGGAAAAGATCCCCACAATTAAAGAGATAGCTAAACGCTTAAAAGTAAATGCTTCAACGGTATCCCGGGCTCTTCACGGGCATCCCAGTATTGGCCTGGTAACTACTATGCGCGTTAATAAAGTGGCAAACGAATTAAATTACGAGCGTAATCAAACGGCTATATTTTTTAAACAGCGAAAAACATTTACTATCGGCGTTGTACTCCCCGATTTTTCGGATGCTTTTTTTTCTTCGGCGCTTAGCGGTATAGAAGATTACGCCAGTAAAAAGAATTATAACGTTTTTGTAGGGCAGTCATTAGAAAATCCTGATAAGGAAAAGAGTATCCTGGATACCATGAAAAATCACCGGCTGGATGGCATTATCATATCTATAAGTAAAAATACCACGGATTATGAAGTGTTTAACCAATTAAAAAAATATAACATTCCGGTAGTGTTTTTCGACCGCATACCCGACATGGAAGATATCCACTATTCTGCCTGTAATCTCCAGTCGGGAATGTTACAGGCAGTTGATTGCTTGGTAGAAAAAGGACATCGTAATATAGGGTTAATTAATGGCCCATTGCACCTGGGGGCAAGTAAAGAGCGCCTGGCTGCATATAACAAAGGGCTTAATAATTATAGCATAGCTATAAATACACAACTGATTGTTTCGTCCGATCTTTCAGCCGATCAAAATTACCGGGCTATGCGGCAGCTATTATCTTTAAAAGAAAGACCGACGGCTGTCATCGCCTTTAATGATTATGTAGCACGTGATGCTATGTCGCTGATGAAAAAAAACGATCTTGTAGTTAACCGCGATATAAGCTTTATTAGTTTTGCCAATTCGCCTATCTGGAGCTTTATGGATAATTCGCCAATGGCATCTATCGAACAGTTTCCTCAAAAACAAGGCGTAAAGGCAGCAGAAATTCTTTTCGAATTAATTGCCGGCCGTAACGAAGAAACATCGTCGGCTCCTGCTTTTAACCAGGTGATATTTGATTCCAGCATGGTGTCTCATCATGGCAAACGCATCTAA
- a CDS encoding alpha-L-fucosidase yields MIQKFILGLCLLSCGQAALAQNEHEMSTTYQVPKDSLVRQKLAQWRDQKFGLFMHWGTYSQWGVAESWTICPDDWVTRTGPYSDDYFTYKKAYENLQTTFNPVNFNPEKWAKAAKAAGMNYMVFTTKHHDGFSMFDTKQTDYKITDAKTPFSKNPRSNVTKEIFDAFRKDNFMIGAYFSKPDWHNQNYWWPYLPPKDHNVNYDPQHYPERWQKFKDFTYNQIEELMTGYGKVDILWLDGGWVRPLPTNDNNPQHYNQDLDMARIAKMGRSHQPGLIMVDRTVAGEFENYTTPEQEVPDKPLSYPWETCMTIGKYWSYVPDDEFKPSRQLVQTLIKIVSRGGNLLLNIAPGPDGDWNPVAYQRLQDISDWIKINGRGIYGSEPVAPYSAGNVYFTKSKTTKTLYAFWLSEKDMVNLPANVSFPVDNIKQIKKVSLMGSIKKLKWDYKNGLLSIKIPDDLQKSAALKYSGTFELEY; encoded by the coding sequence ATGATCCAAAAATTCATACTTGGCCTTTGTTTGTTAAGCTGTGGCCAGGCAGCACTCGCGCAAAACGAGCACGAAATGTCCACCACGTACCAGGTTCCTAAAGATTCCCTGGTGCGGCAAAAACTTGCCCAATGGCGGGACCAGAAGTTTGGCTTGTTTATGCATTGGGGCACCTACAGCCAATGGGGTGTAGCAGAAAGCTGGACTATTTGCCCCGATGACTGGGTTACCCGTACGGGCCCCTATAGTGATGATTATTTCACTTATAAAAAAGCCTACGAAAACCTGCAAACCACGTTTAACCCTGTAAACTTTAACCCCGAAAAATGGGCTAAAGCCGCCAAAGCCGCGGGTATGAATTACATGGTATTTACAACCAAACACCATGATGGCTTTAGCATGTTCGACACCAAACAAACGGATTATAAAATTACAGATGCTAAAACGCCTTTCTCAAAAAATCCGCGAAGCAATGTAACCAAAGAAATATTTGACGCCTTCCGCAAAGATAATTTTATGATTGGGGCATATTTCTCTAAACCCGACTGGCACAACCAAAACTATTGGTGGCCATACTTGCCGCCCAAAGACCACAATGTTAACTACGACCCGCAACACTACCCCGAACGCTGGCAAAAATTTAAAGATTTTACTTATAACCAGATTGAAGAGCTGATGACCGGCTATGGCAAAGTAGATATTTTGTGGCTTGATGGCGGCTGGGTAAGGCCCTTGCCAACAAATGATAACAATCCGCAGCACTATAACCAGGATCTTGATATGGCCAGAATTGCCAAAATGGGGCGCAGCCATCAGCCAGGCCTTATTATGGTAGACAGAACAGTTGCAGGCGAATTTGAAAACTATACCACCCCAGAACAGGAAGTACCGGATAAGCCTTTATCATATCCATGGGAAACCTGTATGACTATTGGTAAATATTGGAGTTACGTGCCGGACGACGAATTTAAACCCAGCCGGCAACTGGTGCAAACGCTTATAAAAATAGTGTCGCGCGGCGGCAACCTGCTACTCAATATTGCCCCGGGACCTGATGGCGACTGGAACCCGGTTGCCTATCAACGGTTACAGGATATTTCCGACTGGATAAAAATTAACGGGAGGGGTATTTATGGCTCGGAACCTGTAGCTCCCTACTCCGCCGGCAACGTCTATTTTACTAAATCTAAAACCACGAAAACGTTATATGCTTTTTGGTTATCTGAAAAAGATATGGTAAACCTACCGGCCAACGTAAGTTTCCCGGTTGATAATATCAAGCAAATTAAAAAAGTAAGTTTGATGGGCAGTATTAAAAAACTGAAATGGGATTATAAAAACGGTTTGTTAAGCATCAAGATACCTGATGATTTACAAAAAAGTGCCGCTTTAAAGTATAGCGGCACTTTTGAACTGGAATATTAA
- a CDS encoding alpha-L-fucosidase: MRQFKKTVLITLLISLVFSSSHAQKKIGTETAEQKAKRMAWWTNDRFGMFIHWGLYSQAARHEWVKRWERMTNEQYQPYFDEFNPDLFNPKEWAKKAKAAGMKYAVLTTKHHEGFCLFDSKYTDYKATNTAAKRDLVREFVNAFRAEGIKIGFYYSLLDWHHPDFTVDVLHPLQPASEKDEDYDKLNKGRDMARYRTYMHNQIKELLSNYGKVDMLWLDFSYPDNGKHGKGSKDWGSVELVKEIRKLQPNIIIDNRLDLNEYQDGWDYLTPEQVNLSEWTKKNDYKTYWETCQTFSGSWGYFRDENSWKSTKQLVTMLIEAVSKRGNLLLNVGPTARGLFDKRANERLDGIAAWMKYNSRAIYGCTEAPETFKAPEHTMLTYNANTRRLYVHLLEYPGKTITLPGYKDKVKYIQFLHDASEIQTDSKSKNAGNDLVLNLPETKPDTEIPVIELVLN; this comes from the coding sequence ATGCGTCAATTCAAAAAAACAGTCTTAATTACGTTATTAATTTCCCTGGTATTTTCCTCTTCGCATGCTCAAAAGAAAATAGGAACGGAAACGGCCGAACAAAAAGCTAAACGCATGGCCTGGTGGACCAACGATCGTTTTGGCATGTTTATTCATTGGGGACTTTACTCGCAGGCGGCAAGGCATGAATGGGTAAAAAGATGGGAACGCATGACCAACGAACAATACCAGCCTTACTTTGATGAGTTTAACCCGGATTTATTTAACCCCAAAGAATGGGCGAAGAAAGCCAAAGCAGCCGGAATGAAATACGCTGTACTCACCACCAAACATCATGAAGGGTTTTGCCTTTTTGATTCAAAATACACCGATTATAAGGCCACCAATACCGCTGCCAAAAGAGACCTTGTAAGGGAGTTTGTAAATGCATTTAGGGCCGAGGGCATAAAAATAGGATTTTATTATTCCTTGTTAGACTGGCATCATCCGGATTTTACCGTTGATGTTTTACACCCTTTGCAACCGGCAAGCGAAAAAGATGAGGATTATGATAAGTTGAATAAAGGCCGCGATATGGCCAGGTACCGCACGTACATGCACAACCAGATTAAAGAACTGCTTAGCAATTACGGTAAAGTTGATATGCTGTGGCTCGATTTTTCGTACCCCGACAACGGCAAACATGGTAAAGGCAGCAAAGACTGGGGATCTGTTGAATTGGTTAAAGAAATAAGAAAACTACAGCCCAATATCATAATTGATAATCGCCTTGATTTAAACGAATACCAGGACGGCTGGGATTACCTGACACCCGAACAGGTAAACTTATCAGAATGGACCAAAAAAAATGATTACAAAACTTATTGGGAAACCTGCCAAACGTTTTCTGGCTCCTGGGGGTATTTCCGCGATGAAAATAGTTGGAAAAGCACCAAACAGTTAGTTACGATGCTGATAGAAGCCGTAAGCAAACGCGGTAACCTACTGCTGAATGTAGGCCCCACTGCCCGTGGTTTATTCGATAAACGTGCCAATGAAAGGCTGGACGGAATAGCAGCATGGATGAAATACAACAGCCGCGCTATTTATGGATGTACCGAAGCGCCGGAAACATTTAAAGCGCCTGAACATACCATGCTTACCTATAATGCCAATACCAGGCGTTTATATGTGCATTTGTTGGAATATCCGGGCAAAACAATCACTTTACCGGGCTATAAGGATAAGGTTAAATATATCCAGTTTTTGCATGATGCATCGGAGATACAAACGGATAGCAAATCAAAAAATGCAGGAAATGACCTGGTATTAAATCTACCCGAGACCAAACCTGATACCGAGATACCGGTAATTGAATTGGTACTGAACTAA
- a CDS encoding alpha-N-acetylglucosaminidase — MRKLTFLLVLFLPIHLFAQQFEPVKALVKRRAPWLSDHIIFKALKSPGSEIAELQTVKNKLVISASGANAAAVGVNWYLKYYCNRSMSHMGDNLAPVFPIPAVGKKETVKAEAKYRYALNYCTYNYTMSFYSWADWERELDWMALNGVNTMLTVEGMEAVWQNTLRKIGYNDSEINSFIVGPAYTAWWLMGNIEGWGGPMPQSQIDNRKLIQQKMIKRMRELGIEPVLQGFYGMVPSTLKNKSKAHIIDQGTWGAFKRPDILDPTDPEFSRIAGIYYSEMQALYGKNIHFFAGDPFHEGGKTDGIDLKKAGASIQASMQSYYPGSSWVLQGWQDNPKQAMLDGLDKSKVLVQELFGEFTNNWEKRKAYDNTPFIWCSVNNFGERPGVYGKLQRFADEIYRARESTYSNYLKGVGIMPEGINNNPPDYDLMLELGWRTAHVDTRTWINDYAKYRYGVNNMYTSNAWQGFLQTIYQSLPGYQEGAGESIFCARPALKVKSISSWGTLTRNYDTVQFEKAVKEFALAAPGLMNSATYKIDLINMVRQVLANKGTLVFNDLVTAYNNKDLPAFNKASEKFLHMIKLTDDLLNTDGYFRLNTYLKQAIANGNTAEEKANNLKNALMQITYWGENVRTEDNLHEYAYKEWAGLIDGYYLPRWEIYFDYLRGNLQGKNVTEPDYFAWERKWVDENQKLNPEKPSRPLQEVVKEILSM, encoded by the coding sequence ATGCGAAAACTAACTTTTCTGCTTGTTTTATTTTTGCCAATACATCTTTTTGCCCAACAATTTGAACCTGTAAAAGCACTGGTTAAAAGGCGTGCTCCCTGGTTAAGTGATCATATTATTTTCAAGGCCTTAAAATCCCCGGGCTCCGAAATAGCCGAGCTTCAAACGGTAAAAAACAAACTGGTGATTAGCGCATCAGGGGCTAATGCAGCTGCAGTTGGTGTAAACTGGTATTTAAAATATTATTGCAATAGGTCTATGTCGCATATGGGCGATAACCTGGCGCCGGTGTTTCCGATTCCGGCTGTTGGCAAAAAAGAGACTGTAAAAGCAGAGGCGAAGTATCGTTATGCATTAAATTATTGTACCTATAACTATACCATGAGTTTTTATAGCTGGGCCGATTGGGAACGGGAGCTTGACTGGATGGCGCTAAATGGTGTTAATACCATGCTTACCGTTGAAGGCATGGAAGCGGTATGGCAAAATACACTGAGGAAGATAGGCTATAACGATAGTGAAATTAACAGCTTTATAGTTGGCCCTGCTTATACCGCATGGTGGCTGATGGGCAATATTGAAGGCTGGGGCGGACCGATGCCGCAAAGCCAGATTGACAACCGGAAACTGATTCAGCAAAAAATGATAAAGCGAATGCGGGAATTGGGGATAGAACCTGTTTTACAAGGCTTTTACGGAATGGTGCCAAGCACCTTGAAAAATAAAAGCAAGGCACACATCATAGACCAGGGCACCTGGGGCGCATTTAAAAGGCCCGACATACTTGACCCTACCGACCCTGAATTTAGTCGCATAGCAGGTATATATTACAGCGAAATGCAGGCATTATATGGTAAAAACATCCATTTTTTTGCAGGCGATCCTTTTCATGAAGGCGGCAAAACCGATGGCATAGATCTCAAGAAAGCGGGAGCCTCCATACAGGCATCAATGCAAAGTTATTATCCTGGTTCTTCATGGGTGTTGCAGGGTTGGCAGGATAACCCTAAACAGGCTATGCTTGACGGTCTTGATAAATCAAAAGTATTGGTACAGGAGCTTTTTGGCGAGTTTACCAATAACTGGGAAAAACGTAAAGCTTATGATAACACCCCGTTTATATGGTGCAGTGTTAACAATTTTGGCGAACGCCCCGGCGTATATGGCAAATTACAGCGCTTTGCCGATGAAATTTACAGGGCCAGGGAAAGCACTTACAGCAATTATCTTAAAGGCGTAGGCATAATGCCCGAAGGCATAAACAATAATCCGCCAGACTATGATTTAATGCTCGAACTGGGCTGGCGCACAGCACATGTTGATACCCGGACCTGGATTAACGATTACGCCAAATACCGTTATGGTGTAAACAATATGTATACAAGTAATGCGTGGCAGGGCTTTTTACAAACCATTTACCAAAGTCTTCCCGGTTACCAGGAAGGGGCGGGCGAATCTATTTTTTGCGCAAGGCCCGCACTTAAGGTTAAATCAATCTCCAGCTGGGGCACGCTTACCCGAAATTATGATACTGTACAATTTGAAAAAGCGGTAAAAGAGTTTGCACTGGCCGCTCCCGGGCTCATGAATTCGGCTACCTACAAAATAGATCTCATCAACATGGTTAGGCAGGTACTGGCCAATAAAGGAACCCTTGTTTTTAATGACCTTGTTACTGCATACAACAATAAGGATTTACCGGCCTTTAACAAGGCAAGCGAAAAGTTCCTGCACATGATAAAATTGACAGACGACTTACTGAATACAGATGGATACTTCAGGCTCAACACCTATCTCAAACAAGCTATAGCCAACGGAAACACTGCCGAAGAGAAAGCAAATAACCTAAAAAATGCTTTAATGCAGATTACCTATTGGGGCGAAAACGTACGTACCGAAGATAACCTGCATGAATATGCTTATAAAGAATGGGCCGGCCTGATAGATGGTTATTACCTGCCCCGCTGGGAAATTTATTTTGATTACCTGCGTGGCAACCTGCAGGGCAAAAACGTTACCGAGCCCGATTACTTTGCATGGGAGCGCAAATGGGTGGATGAAAACCAGAAGCTAAATCCCGAAAAACCATCCAGGCCTCTACAGGAAGTGGTGAAGGAAATTTTATCGATGTAA
- a CDS encoding beta-galactosidase, producing the protein MKKSIVWLLLLLAGLTSRSAFGQQEINEPFKIGTESFMLNGKPFVIRCGELHYARIPRAYWRHRLKMAKAVGLNTVCAYLFWNFQETESGKFTWEGQADAAEFCKIAQEEGLYVLLRPGPYSCAEWEFGGLPWWLLKKKDIQLRTQDAYYMQRCRQYLTEVGRVLSPLQITKGGPILMVQVENEYGSYGTDKEYILKIRDYLKEAGFTVPLFTCDGTVQLKNDVQKDIFAVVNFGNNPEAGFRTLRQVQPAGPLMCGEYYPGWFDSWGAPHHTGSNDHLIKEIGWMLDHKASFSIYMIHGGTSFGLWAGANCQPYAPETSSYDYDAPISENGSATAKYDELRNTLKKYLQPGEVLTDVPAALPVQKIKPFNLAMIAPIMSQLGKPILSDTTLFMEDLNQGYGMMVYETTLPAGAKSQLDFTEVHDYAEVFIDDKLIGLLNRVKNDHIIEIPALTKRSRLRVFVEAMGRVNYGYYLYDRKGLQGEVYNITDGQKVMLKTWKHYSIPLGEGNPVFKYKPINAVAKLNEPAFYKGYFNVKSKDDFYLDMRWFKKGVTWINGHCLGRYWNIGPTQTMYVPGVWLNQGKNEVVVLDMHRPYAARLQGLDKPILDSLTEIKAVSSNHRKAGQQFGNNLNSLLYSGEMENSTKWQTFTFPIKSGRYIALEALNNFAGDQFTALAELELLDENGMQIPRGLWKVVYADSEELKGEDGKSENVFDLQYTSIWHTQWKDNATKHPHQIVIDLGSKTTMSAIKMLPRQDMETGRIKDFKLYLADKLFNGL; encoded by the coding sequence ATGAAGAAAAGTATTGTTTGGTTACTCTTATTATTAGCTGGATTGACTTCCCGGTCTGCCTTTGGTCAGCAGGAAATTAATGAGCCATTTAAAATTGGCACAGAGTCATTTATGTTGAACGGGAAACCCTTTGTTATTCGTTGTGGCGAGTTGCATTATGCGCGCATACCCAGGGCATATTGGAGGCATAGGCTAAAAATGGCGAAAGCCGTTGGCTTAAACACGGTATGCGCTTACCTGTTTTGGAACTTCCAGGAAACGGAGTCAGGGAAATTTACCTGGGAAGGACAGGCAGATGCTGCCGAGTTTTGTAAGATAGCGCAAGAAGAAGGGCTATATGTTTTGTTGCGTCCCGGCCCATATTCATGTGCCGAATGGGAGTTTGGTGGCCTGCCTTGGTGGCTGTTAAAAAAGAAAGATATTCAATTACGTACCCAGGACGCTTACTACATGCAACGTTGCCGCCAATATTTAACAGAAGTTGGGCGTGTGCTAAGCCCTTTGCAAATAACAAAGGGCGGCCCTATATTAATGGTACAGGTTGAAAACGAATACGGAAGTTACGGCACAGATAAAGAATACATTTTAAAAATACGGGATTACTTAAAGGAAGCAGGCTTTACCGTTCCGCTGTTTACCTGCGATGGCACCGTACAGCTTAAAAACGATGTTCAAAAAGATATTTTCGCGGTGGTGAATTTCGGCAATAATCCAGAGGCCGGCTTTAGAACCTTGCGCCAAGTACAGCCTGCCGGGCCGCTAATGTGCGGCGAATATTACCCGGGCTGGTTTGATAGCTGGGGGGCGCCTCACCATACGGGTTCAAATGACCATCTTATAAAAGAAATCGGCTGGATGCTTGATCATAAGGCTTCTTTTAGCATCTATATGATACATGGTGGCACATCATTCGGCTTGTGGGCAGGCGCAAACTGTCAGCCCTACGCTCCCGAAACATCAAGTTATGATTATGATGCGCCTATAAGTGAAAATGGTTCCGCAACGGCAAAATATGATGAGTTGCGTAATACGCTTAAAAAGTATCTTCAGCCTGGCGAGGTATTGACAGACGTGCCCGCCGCGCTACCGGTACAAAAAATAAAGCCTTTTAATCTTGCCATGATCGCCCCGATAATGAGTCAGCTGGGAAAACCGATATTAAGTGATACCACACTTTTTATGGAGGATTTGAACCAGGGTTACGGCATGATGGTTTACGAAACTACGTTGCCGGCCGGCGCAAAGAGCCAGCTGGATTTTACCGAAGTACATGATTACGCCGAAGTTTTTATTGATGACAAACTTATTGGCTTATTAAATCGGGTTAAAAATGACCATATCATTGAAATTCCTGCACTCACTAAGCGTAGCAGGCTCAGGGTTTTTGTAGAAGCCATGGGCAGGGTTAACTATGGTTATTACTTATACGATCGTAAGGGGCTGCAAGGCGAGGTTTATAATATAACAGATGGGCAAAAGGTAATGTTAAAGACCTGGAAACATTATTCCATTCCGCTGGGCGAAGGCAATCCTGTATTTAAATATAAACCAATTAATGCCGTAGCTAAGTTGAATGAGCCCGCGTTTTACAAAGGCTACTTTAATGTAAAAAGCAAGGATGATTTTTATTTGGATATGCGCTGGTTTAAAAAAGGCGTTACCTGGATAAACGGGCATTGCCTGGGCCGGTATTGGAACATTGGGCCAACCCAAACCATGTATGTACCTGGAGTTTGGCTAAACCAGGGAAAAAATGAAGTGGTTGTATTGGATATGCATCGGCCATATGCTGCCCGCCTGCAAGGTTTGGATAAGCCGATATTGGATAGTCTTACAGAAATAAAGGCTGTGAGTAGTAACCATCGCAAAGCCGGGCAACAGTTTGGAAATAATTTGAATAGCCTATTATATTCGGGCGAAATGGAGAATTCCACTAAATGGCAAACATTTACGTTTCCCATAAAAAGCGGTCGTTATATTGCGCTGGAGGCATTAAATAACTTTGCAGGCGACCAGTTTACCGCATTGGCCGAACTGGAATTACTGGATGAGAATGGAATGCAAATACCCCGCGGCTTGTGGAAAGTGGTGTATGCCGATAGCGAAGAACTGAAAGGAGAAGACGGCAAATCAGAAAACGTGTTTGACCTGCAGTATACCAGTATCTGGCATACCCAGTGGAAGGATAATGCCACCAAACACCCGCACCAAATTGTTATTGACCTGGGGAGTAAAACAACTATGAGTGCTATTAAAATGCTGCCACGACAGGATATGGAAACCGGGAGAATTAAGGATTTTAAACTTTATTTAGCGGATAAACTTTTTAATGGTTTGTGA
- a CDS encoding tyrosine-type recombinase/integrase, with product MYTGLKIVSSDDLKHRSYIIYYFNGERCREYNGNSLNLKIFPNKASTLKEKAKLLSKLLFEIQKALEKGWNPLVVIKAEPVPAPTPATLRHTIEQAFKEVQIEKLASPLSDKYKREIKLLVKDFLLYLSENEKCKPINELQSDIIETYLNQFKATSVYYMSKRRLLAVFFAEFVRKKYIPDNIIKSTPRVKTKASLHKIYTKEQLHAILKFLKVNHPNLYLCALLSYGCLLRPHQEIRFLKKKHFNEDFSTISLSGSENKSARVRVVAVPKYLQDTLRDRLTEIVDPETNIFTMEEWSFNEYYFSMNWTRLRGDMLTAKILQEDQTIYSFRHTATVDIFKRTKDLHILQQLLGHSTMIVTLKYLRGLGELNSEELRSVLPDLELA from the coding sequence ATGTACACTGGATTAAAAATTGTCTCATCTGATGACCTTAAACATAGGTCTTACATTATTTACTACTTCAACGGCGAACGGTGCCGGGAGTACAATGGTAATAGTTTAAATCTGAAAATTTTTCCCAACAAGGCATCTACACTGAAAGAAAAAGCCAAGTTGTTGAGTAAGCTTCTTTTTGAAATTCAAAAAGCATTAGAAAAGGGTTGGAACCCATTAGTGGTAATAAAGGCAGAGCCGGTGCCAGCTCCAACGCCAGCTACTTTAAGGCATACGATTGAACAGGCATTTAAAGAAGTTCAAATAGAAAAGCTGGCAAGCCCGTTGAGTGATAAATACAAAAGGGAGATTAAGCTGCTGGTTAAGGATTTTCTTTTATACCTAAGTGAGAACGAAAAATGTAAACCAATTAACGAACTGCAATCCGATATTATTGAGACGTATCTAAACCAGTTTAAAGCAACAAGCGTATACTATATGAGCAAGCGCAGATTGTTAGCAGTGTTTTTTGCTGAGTTTGTGAGAAAAAAATACATCCCCGACAACATAATAAAATCTACTCCACGGGTAAAGACTAAGGCATCACTGCATAAGATTTATACAAAAGAGCAATTACATGCCATACTTAAATTTCTTAAAGTAAACCATCCAAACCTTTACCTATGTGCCTTATTATCTTATGGTTGTTTGCTACGTCCGCACCAAGAAATTCGATTTCTGAAAAAAAAACATTTTAATGAAGATTTTTCAACTATCTCCTTATCGGGTTCAGAGAATAAAAGCGCACGTGTAAGAGTTGTAGCAGTACCTAAGTATCTTCAAGACACTTTACGGGATAGGCTCACTGAAATAGTCGACCCGGAAACTAATATCTTTACAATGGAAGAGTGGTCGTTTAATGAGTACTATTTTAGTATGAACTGGACACGGTTACGTGGAGATATGTTAACGGCAAAGATATTACAAGAAGACCAAACTATTTACTCTTTCCGGCATACTGCTACCGTTGATATATTCAAGCGCACTAAAGATTTACACATCTTACAGCAACTGTTAGGGCATAGTACGATGATAGTTACGTTAAAGTATCTACGTGGCTTAGGAGAACTAAACAGTGAGGAGTTGAGAAGCGTGCTGCCCGATTTAGAGCTGGCTTAG